In a single window of the Streptomyces sp. NBC_00094 genome:
- a CDS encoding N-acetylglucosamine kinase has product MGLNGTLLAVDAGNSKTDVAVLAADGTVLGAARGGGFQPPLVGVEAAVDALAEIVGRACADAGLPPVFAHVTACLANADLPVEEDGLRAALVARAWSRSVRVHNDTFAILRAGLDEPRGVAVVCGAGINCVGMTPDGRTARFPAIGKISGDWGGGSGMAEEALWFAARAEDGRGEPTELARALPAHFGLKTMYALIEALHLGRIPFERRHELTPVLFRVSAEGDPVALALVHRLAEEVVALSAVALGRLGLLDEEAPVMLGGSVLAARHPQLEARIVELLGVRAPKASIDFVTAPPVLGAGLLALDEVAAVPEAAARLREHYGA; this is encoded by the coding sequence GTGGGCCTGAACGGAACGCTGCTGGCCGTCGACGCCGGCAACAGCAAGACCGACGTCGCCGTCCTCGCCGCGGACGGTACGGTCCTCGGCGCGGCGCGCGGCGGCGGCTTCCAGCCTCCGCTGGTGGGGGTGGAGGCGGCGGTCGACGCGCTCGCGGAGATCGTCGGCCGGGCGTGCGCGGACGCGGGCCTTCCGCCCGTCTTCGCGCATGTGACGGCCTGTCTCGCCAACGCGGACCTGCCCGTCGAGGAGGACGGCCTGCGGGCCGCGCTCGTGGCGCGGGCCTGGAGCCGGTCCGTGCGGGTGCACAACGACACCTTCGCCATACTGCGGGCCGGGCTCGACGAGCCGCGGGGCGTGGCGGTGGTGTGCGGGGCCGGGATCAACTGCGTCGGGATGACCCCCGACGGACGGACCGCGCGCTTCCCCGCGATCGGGAAGATCTCCGGCGACTGGGGCGGCGGCAGCGGCATGGCCGAGGAGGCGCTCTGGTTCGCCGCCCGTGCCGAGGACGGGCGCGGCGAGCCGACCGAGCTGGCGCGCGCGCTGCCCGCGCACTTCGGCCTGAAGACGATGTACGCGCTGATCGAGGCGCTGCACCTGGGCCGGATCCCGTTCGAGCGGCGGCACGAGCTGACGCCCGTGCTGTTCCGGGTGAGCGCGGAGGGCGACCCGGTCGCGCTGGCGCTCGTGCACCGGCTCGCCGAGGAGGTCGTCGCCCTGTCGGCGGTGGCGCTCGGGCGGCTCGGGCTGCTCGACGAGGAGGCTCCGGTGATGCTGGGCGGCAGCGTCCTCGCCGCGCGCCATCCACAGCTGGAGGCACGGATCGTCGAACTCCTCGGCGTCCGGGCGCCGAAGGCGTCGATCGACTTCGTCACCGCCCCGCCGGTCCTCGGCGCCGGGCTGCTCGCGCTGGACGAGGTGGCGGCGGTCCCGGAGGCGGCGGCCCGGCTGCGGGAGCACTACGGGGCCTGA
- a CDS encoding 6-phospho-beta-glucosidase — MKLAVVGGGSTYTPELIDGFARLRDTLPITELVLVDPAAERLELVGGLARRIFARQEHAGKIVTTTDLDAGVEGADAVLLQLRVGGQAARNQDETWPLECGCVGQETTGAGGLAKALRTVPVVLDIAERVRRANPDAWIIDFTNPVGIVTRALLQAGHKAVGLCNVAIGFQRKFAKLLDVTPSEIHLDHIGLNHLTWETGVRIGGPQGEDVLPRLLAEHGDTIAGDLHLPRLVMDRFGVVPSYYLRYFYAHDEVVRELGTKPSRAAEVAAMEKELLGMYGDPALDEKPALLGKRGGAFYSEAAVDLAASLLGGGGSPYQVVNTYNNGTLPFLPDDAVIETQAAVGPAGAVPLPVAPVDPLYAGLIANVTAYEDLALDAALRGGRDRVFKALLAHPLVGQYAYAEGLTDRLIAHNREHLAWA; from the coding sequence ATGAAGCTCGCTGTCGTGGGGGGCGGTTCCACCTACACCCCCGAACTGATCGACGGATTCGCGCGGCTGCGCGACACCCTTCCCATCACCGAACTCGTCCTCGTCGACCCCGCCGCCGAACGCCTCGAACTGGTCGGCGGGCTCGCCCGGCGCATCTTCGCCAGGCAGGAACACGCCGGGAAGATCGTCACCACCACCGACCTGGACGCCGGCGTCGAGGGCGCCGACGCCGTCCTGCTCCAGCTGCGCGTCGGCGGCCAGGCCGCCCGGAACCAGGACGAGACCTGGCCACTGGAATGCGGCTGCGTCGGCCAGGAGACCACCGGAGCCGGCGGCCTCGCCAAAGCACTGCGCACCGTCCCGGTGGTCCTGGACATCGCCGAGCGGGTCCGGCGCGCCAACCCGGACGCCTGGATCATCGACTTCACCAACCCCGTCGGCATCGTCACGCGCGCGCTGCTCCAGGCCGGGCACAAGGCCGTCGGCCTGTGCAACGTGGCCATCGGCTTCCAGCGGAAGTTCGCCAAACTCCTCGACGTGACCCCGTCCGAGATCCACCTCGACCACATCGGGCTCAACCACCTGACCTGGGAGACCGGCGTACGGATCGGCGGGCCCCAGGGCGAGGACGTGCTGCCGCGGCTGCTCGCCGAGCACGGCGACACCATCGCCGGCGACCTGCACCTGCCGCGCCTGGTCATGGACCGCTTCGGCGTCGTCCCCTCGTACTACCTGCGGTACTTCTACGCGCACGACGAGGTGGTGCGCGAGCTCGGCACCAAGCCCTCGCGGGCCGCCGAGGTCGCGGCGATGGAGAAGGAACTCCTGGGGATGTACGGGGACCCGGCGCTCGACGAGAAGCCGGCACTGCTCGGCAAGCGCGGCGGCGCCTTCTACTCCGAGGCCGCCGTGGACCTGGCCGCGTCCCTGCTGGGCGGCGGAGGATCGCCGTACCAGGTGGTGAACACGTACAACAACGGCACACTGCCGTTCCTCCCGGACGACGCCGTCATCGAGACACAGGCCGCGGTCGGGCCCGCGGGCGCGGTACCACTGCCGGTCGCACCGGTGGACCCGCTGTACGCCGGTCTGATCGCGAACGTCACCGCCTACGAGGACCTGGCCCTCGACGCGGCGCTGCGCGGCGGCCGCGACCGGGTGTTCAAGGCACTGCTCGCGCACCCGCTGGTCGGACAGTACGCGTACGCCGAGGGCCTCACGGACCGGCTGATCGCGCACAACCGGGAGCACCTCGCGTGGGCCTGA